GGTCGACCCGCGGCGGGCCCTGGAAGCCCATATGGAGGGCTACGAGGTCCTGCCGATGGCCGAGGCCGCAAAGAAGGGCGACGTCTTCATCACCACCACGGGCAACCGGGACGTCATCACGCCCGAACACGTGGAACACATGCAGGACGGCGTGATTCTCGCCAACGCGGGGCACTTCGACGTGGAGATCGACCTGGACGGCCTGGCCGACCTCGCCGTCGAACAGCGGGCGGTCAGGGACGGCGTCCGGGAGTACAAACTCGAAGACGGACGCCGGATCAACGTCCTCGCCGAGGGGCGGCTGGTGAACCTCGCGACGCCGGTCTCGCTTGGCCACCCCGTTGAGGTCATGGACCAGAGCTTCGGGATCCAGGCCGTTGCGGTCCGGGAGTTAGCGACGAACGGCGACGCCTACGACGCCGGCGTCCACGAGGTTCCCGACGCACTCGATCGAGAGGTCGCGACGATCAAACTCGAGGCCGAGGACATCCAGATCGACGAGCTGACCGCCGAACAGGCGGAATATCTGGACAGCTGGTCGCAGGGAACCTGATCGACGGCGAGTGAACTTCTTCGGCTGAAAAGCAGCGCAAAAACGCCCCGTTCGAACCCCTGTGCCCGATCAGGCGTAGCGTTCCAGTGCCGGATCGTCGAGGGACTCGATGACGGCACCGGCCGTCTCGTCGAGGAGTTTTTGGCCCTCGGCCGTAATGTCCCGCCCCTCACCCTCGCGAGTCATGATCAGGCCCTCGTCCTCCAGGTCCTGGAGGATCTCGCGGATGACCTTCTGGGAGCCGTCGCTGCGCTTGCTCGGGGCGACCGCGTAGCGGTTCGAGCCGCCCTTCGTGCCGCCGTAGGCCGTCGAGAGGCTCTCGACGCCGATCGGCGCGTTCATCGCGACCTTTCGAAGGAGGCTGGCGGCCCGGCGGGCCCAGAAGTCCTCCTGCTCGGGCGGCAGTTCCCGGTTCGCACCGGTCTTCGTGTAGTCGGCCCAGTCGGGCGCCTCGATTCGGTCCGCGAGCTCCCCGGCGAGCGCGTCGATGAGCTCGTCCGCGGGGGCGTCGTAGAGAGTTGCCATGCCCGCGGATTCTCGATGCCGCTGTTTAAACTATTCGTTAGGCGGTCAGGCTGGACCGGGCGACTTTTTGAGTGGGCTCCCGAGGAGCGAGCATGGACGAACAGGCGGCCCGGTCGATCGTCGAGGGCCTCGTGAACGCCGCGGGGGACGACGCGGCGGTCGTGGACGGCACGGTGCTCACGATCGACATGCTCCACGAGCGGACGGACTTTCCGCCAGGGACGAGCCGCTATACGGCCGGCTGGCGATCGGTGGGCGTCTCGCTCTCGGATGTCGCTGCGATGGGCGCGAGTGCGACCGCCACCGTCGCCGCCTTCGGCGTCCCCGACTTCGAGACGGACGTCCTCGAAGCGTTTCTGGAGG
This region of Halodesulfurarchaeum sp. HSR-GB genomic DNA includes:
- a CDS encoding 30S ribosomal protein S19e, giving the protein MATLYDAPADELIDALAGELADRIEAPDWADYTKTGANRELPPEQEDFWARRAASLLRKVAMNAPIGVESLSTAYGGTKGGSNRYAVAPSKRSDGSQKVIREILQDLEDEGLIMTREGEGRDITAEGQKLLDETAGAVIESLDDPALERYA